The Punica granatum isolate Tunisia-2019 chromosome 4, ASM765513v2, whole genome shotgun sequence genome has a window encoding:
- the LOC116203483 gene encoding autophagy-related protein 13a, translating into MEQIVSQFLLKSLHIILDSRIPSLHPADRSNEYAPASRIRKSDRWFNLVLGDRPAALDNLNFWHRNLSDPMIIDIILVHEGSNSSSVDNIYGNSASRAPSIETVIERWTVHYESPRGTPQANDSLAQKKTYKKLILLLRALYAQMRLLPAYRIFRQLSSSTQSYDFDIIYKVSSFSDPFSRAEEEMMNDYTFSPIEASPGRICLSVSYRKTLSDFNLEPATSLIPRIITDYVGSPATDPLRSFPSSDGGTEAISFPLTGTRPPASSPFQRHSWTSGIHRGAHIAHGSPPTYGSYGSPSPPTDHFAHRAQSYRLSKRTASFDEYQLSPPFSPASSPSPPAHFLGSNPAQQGRLRSGTAPVTIPHPMASGTTRYATPNLSDPYRHSLPPPSPRSSRLDTSSHESPSGIRLYRKPEISRTGESHLGTNSPHAGHKIMRDYRDDSGRFSGLLSSSGSPRIGFSRSSSRLSFQDDLDDGDFSCPFDVDDVETSDSPVSHNLEGKRASEFTSSSPMGTKSQDAAVGVLVRTLRTAPPLRQDPSCYSTHSFKTEQEGGVATASGFFMPRKTTDALEELRSYRDMKDLLLSKSGTRVFTREEA; encoded by the exons ATGGAGCAGATAGTCTCCCAGTTTCTTTTAAAGAGCTTGCACATCATTCTTGATTCGAGGATTCCTTCTCTTCACCCGGCTGATCGCAGTAACGAATACGCGCCGGCGTCTCGGATCAGAAAGAGCGACAGATGGTTCAATCTAGTTCTAGGAGACCGCCCTGCAGCCCTGGACAATTTAAATTTCTGGCACCGAAACCTGAGCGACCCGATGATCATCGACATAATCCTCGTCCACGAGGGGTCCAATTCATCATCTGTGGACAATATTTATGGCAACTCGGCATCACGAGCGCCATCTATTGAGACCGTAATAGAGAGGTGGACTGTCCATTATGAGTCCCCGCGGGGTACTCCTCAGGCTAATGATTCGCTCGCCCAGAAGAAGACATACAAGAAGTTGATTTTACTCTTACGGGCTCTTTACGCACAGATGAGACTTCTCCCTGCATATCGTATCTTCCGACAGCTAAGTTCATCGACTCAGTCTTATGACTTCGATATCATTTACAAAGTTTCCTCGTTCAGCGATCCATTTTCTCGGGCAGAAGAGGAGATGATGAATGATTATACATTTTCTCCTATAGAGGCTTCTCCTGGACGCATTTGTCTGTCGGTTTCATATCGTAAGACACTGTCCGATTTCAACCTTGAGCCAGCAACATCTTTAATTCCAAGGATCATAACTGATTATGTCGGAAGCCCTGCAACAGATCCTCTTAGGTCCTTCCCGTCTTCTGACGGAGGCACCGAAGCTATTTCCTTTCCCTTGACGGGCACAAGACCGCCAGCGTCATCTCCATTTCAGCGCCACAGCTGGACTAGTGGGATCCATCGGGGCGCTCACATTGCTCATGGCTCCCCGCCCACATATGGCTCATATGGGTCCCCATCGCCGCCTACTGATCATTTTGCTCATCGAGCCCAAAGCTATAGACTGTCAAAAAGAACTGCTAGTTTCGATGAGTACCAGCTTTCTCCTCCTTTCTCGCCAGCTTCTTCCCCTTCTCCGCCGGCCCATTTCCTGGGTAGTAATCCTGCCCAGCAGGGTCGCCTTAGGTCGGGAACTGCCCCTGTTACAATCCCACATCCAATGGCAAGTGGGACGACCCGGTATGCTACTCCTAATTTATCCGACCCATATAGGCATTCTCTGCCCCCTCCATCACCaagaagctcgaggctcgaCACTTCATCCCATGAATCCCCATCAGGTATCAGACTATACAGGAAACCAGAAATCTCAAGAACCGGGGAGTCACATCTTGGGACAAACAGCCCTCATGCTGGTCATAAG ATCATGAGAGATTATCGGGACGACTCTGGGCGCTTTTCGGGATTGCTGTCTTCTAGTGGCTCGCCACGAATTGGATTTTCTAGAAGCTCGAGTAGGTTATCTTTTCAGGATGATTTGGATGATGGAGACTTCTCTTGCCCGTTTGATGTGGATGATGTCGAGACATCTGACTCCCCTGTAAG CCATAATCTTGAGGGTAAAAGGGCTTCAGAGTTCACATCGTCGTCCCCAATGGGTACCAAATCTCAGGACGCTGCAGTGGGCGTCCTGGTCCGCACGCTGAGAACAGCTCCGCCTCTGAGACAAGATCCAAGCTGCTACTCCACTCACTCCTTTAAAACCGAACAGGAGGGAGGAGTAGCCACGGCCTCTGGGTTTTTCATGCCACGTAAGACGACAGATGCCCTTGAAGAGCTCAGGAGCTACCGGGATATGAAAGACCTCCTGCTTTCGAAAAGTGGGACCCGTGTTTTTACCAGAGAAGAAGCCTGA
- the LOC116203484 gene encoding uncharacterized protein LOC116203484 isoform X4, giving the protein MYDWTDTAEDCRNDDAEIFRCLSCFSFFIPIGDGLFRIFQKRSEAGNVQEAQEVPVPVATENSFLSFFQWKKKPAVLEGSDAPDTTPENKTQQLFDSGMPNDSVPNQNGSVPSAEDTAVPNPLPSVDNVISEPKKVEEGRADSFSQDTD; this is encoded by the exons ATGTATGATTGGACAGATACTGCTGAAGATTGCAGAAACGATGATGCAGAGATCTTCAGATGCTTGTCGTGTTTCAGCTTCTTCATTCCCATAG GAGACGGACTTTTCCGGATTTTTCAGAAGAGAAGTGAAGCTGGAAACGTACAGGAGGCACAGGAGGTACCTGTTCCCGTGGCCACGGAAAATTCATTCCTCTCTTTCTTCCAGTGGAAGAAGAAACCAGCCGTTCTGGAAG GTTCTGATGCCCCTGATACAACACCAGAGAATAAGACACAGCAGCTATTCGATTCAGGCATGCCGAATGATTCTGTGCCCAATCAAAACGGCTCTGTCCCATCAGCTGAAGACACTGCAGTACCCAACCCGTTGCCTAGTGTAGACAATGTAATTTCAGAACCCAAGAAAGTTGAAGAAGGCAGAGCAGATTCGTTCTCACAGGATACCG ACTGA
- the LOC116203484 gene encoding uncharacterized protein LOC116203484 isoform X1 yields the protein MYDWTDTAEDCRNDDAEIFRCLSCFSFFIPIGDGLFRIFQKRSEAGNVQEAQEVPVPVATENSFLSFFQWKKKPAVLEGSDAPDTTPENKTQQLFDSGMPNDSVPNQNGSVPSAEDTAVPNPLPSVDNVISEPKKVEEGRADSFSQDTVGCRLKPSWKKNSTISNSEGEKFSPHATVAVISFLVFGWVAPVTYEFSFYKSDNRDYKLVATGCCFSSLHFLTRPRESPCEEAPILHEDDTILFNAGSCCFWNFLLSQ from the exons ATGTATGATTGGACAGATACTGCTGAAGATTGCAGAAACGATGATGCAGAGATCTTCAGATGCTTGTCGTGTTTCAGCTTCTTCATTCCCATAG GAGACGGACTTTTCCGGATTTTTCAGAAGAGAAGTGAAGCTGGAAACGTACAGGAGGCACAGGAGGTACCTGTTCCCGTGGCCACGGAAAATTCATTCCTCTCTTTCTTCCAGTGGAAGAAGAAACCAGCCGTTCTGGAAG GTTCTGATGCCCCTGATACAACACCAGAGAATAAGACACAGCAGCTATTCGATTCAGGCATGCCGAATGATTCTGTGCCCAATCAAAACGGCTCTGTCCCATCAGCTGAAGACACTGCAGTACCCAACCCGTTGCCTAGTGTAGACAATGTAATTTCAGAACCCAAGAAAGTTGAAGAAGGCAGAGCAGATTCGTTCTCACAGGATACCG TGGGATGCAGACTGAAGCCATCATGGAAGAAGAACAGTACCATCAGCAACTCGGAAGGAGAGAAATTCTCTCCTCATGCAACAGTAGCTGTAATATCATTCCTTGTATTTGGTTGGGTGGCTCCCGTCACTTATGAATTTTCATTCTACAAGAGCGACAACAGAGACTACAAGCTAGTGGCCACCGGCTGTTGCTTCTCTTCTCTGCATTTTCTTACTCGCCCTCGGGAAAGCCCGTGTGAGGAAGCCCCCATCTTACATGAAGACGACACTATACTGTTTAATGCTGGAAGTTGCTGCTTCTGGAATTTCCTTCTTAGTCAGTGA
- the LOC116203484 gene encoding uncharacterized protein LOC116203484 isoform X3, producing MYDWTDTAEDCRNDDAEIFRCLSCFSFFIPIGDGLFRIFQKRSEAGNVQEAQEVPVPVATENSFLSFFQWKKKPAVLEGSDAPDTTPENKTQQLFDSGMPNDSVPNQNGSVPSAEDTAVPNPLPSVDNVISEPKKVEEGRADSFSQDTGNSPNSQGASKHYDRSDQL from the exons ATGTATGATTGGACAGATACTGCTGAAGATTGCAGAAACGATGATGCAGAGATCTTCAGATGCTTGTCGTGTTTCAGCTTCTTCATTCCCATAG GAGACGGACTTTTCCGGATTTTTCAGAAGAGAAGTGAAGCTGGAAACGTACAGGAGGCACAGGAGGTACCTGTTCCCGTGGCCACGGAAAATTCATTCCTCTCTTTCTTCCAGTGGAAGAAGAAACCAGCCGTTCTGGAAG GTTCTGATGCCCCTGATACAACACCAGAGAATAAGACACAGCAGCTATTCGATTCAGGCATGCCGAATGATTCTGTGCCCAATCAAAACGGCTCTGTCCCATCAGCTGAAGACACTGCAGTACCCAACCCGTTGCCTAGTGTAGACAATGTAATTTCAGAACCCAAGAAAGTTGAAGAAGGCAGAGCAGATTCGTTCTCACAGGATACCGGTAATAGTCCCAATTCCCAAGGGGCCTCTAAGCATTATGACCGATCAGATCAACTCTG A
- the LOC116203484 gene encoding uncharacterized protein LOC116203484 isoform X2, with the protein MYDWTDTAEDCRNDDAEIFRCLSCFSFFIPIGDGLFRIFQKRSEAGNVQEAQEVPVPVATENSFLSFFQWKKKPAVLEGSDAPDTTPENKTQQLFDSGMPNDSVPNQNGSVPSAEDTAVPNPLPSVDNVISEPKKVEEGRADSFSQDTGNSPNSQGASKHYDRSDQLCGMQTEAIMEEEQYHQQLGRREILSSCNSSCNIIPCIWLGGSRHL; encoded by the exons ATGTATGATTGGACAGATACTGCTGAAGATTGCAGAAACGATGATGCAGAGATCTTCAGATGCTTGTCGTGTTTCAGCTTCTTCATTCCCATAG GAGACGGACTTTTCCGGATTTTTCAGAAGAGAAGTGAAGCTGGAAACGTACAGGAGGCACAGGAGGTACCTGTTCCCGTGGCCACGGAAAATTCATTCCTCTCTTTCTTCCAGTGGAAGAAGAAACCAGCCGTTCTGGAAG GTTCTGATGCCCCTGATACAACACCAGAGAATAAGACACAGCAGCTATTCGATTCAGGCATGCCGAATGATTCTGTGCCCAATCAAAACGGCTCTGTCCCATCAGCTGAAGACACTGCAGTACCCAACCCGTTGCCTAGTGTAGACAATGTAATTTCAGAACCCAAGAAAGTTGAAGAAGGCAGAGCAGATTCGTTCTCACAGGATACCGGTAATAGTCCCAATTCCCAAGGGGCCTCTAAGCATTATGACCGATCAGATCAACTCTG TGGGATGCAGACTGAAGCCATCATGGAAGAAGAACAGTACCATCAGCAACTCGGAAGGAGAGAAATTCTCTCCTCATGCAACAGTAGCTGTAATATCATTCCTTGTATTTGGTTGGGTGGCTCCCGTCACTTATGA